AACCAGGCCGAAAATAAGGCTGGCCGGAATCAGGCGTTCCAGTCCCAACAAGCCCACAACGGCAAAAATAAACGCGAAGCAATCCCGCTTGAAAAAATAGTTGAGGTTATTGAAGGTGGAAAGCCAGAACGGGCTGTGCGCCAGTCGGGTGCGGATGGTCTGGGCCAGGATATCAAAACTCCCGCCTCCCGGGCCAAAATACAGCAGCAATGTCATCATCAGGATACCGGTCAACACCAAGGCAATGATATACCCACTGTAATAGAGGAACTCCACCCCATAGAAATTCCACAACGCATATTGCAACCCGACCATGAACAGGACATTTGCCGTCATATCCAGGCCCGTATCCAGTTTCGCACCGAAAGCTGTCTTTTTATAGGTGGAGCGGGCTATTTCCCCATCCACACCGTCCAGCACGGAAACCAAGTGAAACAACAGGCAGCCGCCGACGATGGCAAAATGGTGATCCGAGGTCAGGACCCAGACCATGACCAGTGACAATAGCCCCGTCAGCCAGGTAAACAACATGGGGGAAAAATCCGCTTTCGCCAGCTGGCGACTGATCAGCCCCGAAACCGGTCGGTTCAGGGTTCTGGACACCAGGCCGTCGGTCTCCTTGGACAGGGAGGCAAAGATGATTTTTTCCAGTTCCGCGCGGCTGTATTGCGCTGCCGGATAGCCACCTTCTGTCGACAATTCGCAGCTTTCGGTGACACCCGCCAGTTTTTCCCTGAGAACGCAATCAGTGAAAACCACGCCATCCTGCAACGTCACGCAGGGGATATGTGGGGCCAGATTATCTTCCAAATCCTTCAAGGTTCGATAGATATGGATTGTTGAGTTGTTTTCGTTGGCCATCGCCGTCAACTGCCAACCGGTTCCACCAAGCTGGAAGATGTCTTCGAAACCAAGATCGCAAAGTTGTTTAAAAAGACGACGCCTCAGCGTCATATTGAGGATCGGCAATTCTCCCTCCGGTGAGGAAATGATGCAGACTTGCAGCTGCTGTCCCAGAGACTGAATTTCCGACCCGGTCCTGATCATTGCCTGCTCCCTCCTGCCGGCAACAGGGACCTGATCCTGGATCTTTCGCTTGAAGAGGATAATAGATAGATTATGGAAAAATAGGCGGGAAGCACAATGAACAGGCCTGCAAGCACGCCTCCGATGGTGTTTAGTGCAAAACTCTTCTCACCCATACTCAAGATCAAAATCGCAACTCCGCCAGCACATAGTGGTCGTAGCAGTCTAGCATCCAACGGGAATATTTCAAACAGTCTCCTGACGATGGCGATCCGCAGGATATTCATCACCACATAGGTGATGAAAATACTGAGGGCCGCTCCCTCGCCTCCGTACCGGCTGGTCAAAAGATAACACAGCCCAAGATGCAGCGGCAGGATGACAAAAATGATCACCGGATTAACGGCCGGTTTCTTGTACAGCAGCAGCAACTCGGAAATTCCGAGCGAGCCATTTACCGCATCCCCCAGGATAATCAGCGACAGCATAATGCCGGCGGCAGAAAATTCAGAGCCGAACAGGGACATCAGGGCAGAGCCGTAGAAAAACAGCATTACGACAATAATCACCTGGATCGACGCCATCCAGTAGCTGACCTGCGCCATTTCGCTGACGGTCTTTTTCAAATCGTCGGTTTCCGCGGACTGGGACAGAACCGGCTCGAGGATCGGATCGAAACTCTGGCGGATTTTCTTGACTGTGGTCGCCACCTGCAGCGCCATGCCGTAAATCCCGACGGTGGTGCTGCCGGTCAGCCAGGACAGCATAAAGACGTCCACCCGCTGCAGGAAAAAATTCCCCAGATCGTAGATGGCGGTCGGGCCGGAAAAAGCCAACATGGAGCGGATCAGCGGAAAATCAGGCGCAAAGCCCCTGAAATGGGCAAAGGAAAACAGCCGGAAAAACCCGTACAGCGCCGAACTGAAAGACAGGGTAATCATGAACAGATAGGCCACCAGCAGCCCCTGTTCCCTGAGGCCGGAAAAATACAGCACTGTGCCTAGCCCCAACAGGCTATAGGGTTCCATGACGCTTTTGGTGAAAATCTCGTAGCGCATCAGCCGGAACGCCCGGGTCGAGGCCAGCAGGATTTCGGTCAGGGAATAAAGCAGGATCGCCGGCGCCAGGATCAGGGCCGCGCCGGCCATTTCCACCCCAAACAGCCGGTATAACAAGGGACTGCCAAGATAGGTGGCGAGCACGATCAATGCGGCAAAACCGAGTACAATCATCAGGCAGTTGAGCACTGCCTTGGCCGCTTCCGGCATGTTACGTTCGCGGATATGACCGTTGAGGAATTTGAAAATGGAGCGTTTGAACCCAAACACGGCCAGAACCGACAGGGTTTCCACATAGGTCACGGCAAAGACATATTGGCCGAAGATCCCGGCGCCATACAGATGTCCGGCCAGCAGCAGGAACGGCACCCGGGCACCAAGGCGAATGAGGAAGCCGCCGAAGTTGGCCCCTGCTCCCTTGGCGATATCTTTTTTGTTATCCTGGGTGACTTCTGCAGCGCTGTTCAAACGGAAACTTTCGTAGGTATTTGTTGTGGCTGCTTATTTGTTGCATGAAAATTACAGGAAATAAAGAGAGGTTTTAAATTCGCAATCGCCTCTGTCCTTTGGCGCTAGCCCCCGATCTATAGCCGTCAGTGAGCGTAAAACTGTAAAACCATTCCTCAAAACTGTCGGAATATTTTACAGTTCACAGTTCCCCAGAAATACTTTTATTCCACAAATACAAGCACTTAAATCATTGGCATAATATTTGCTTTACATAATATAGTTAAATTTAGTGGAGAGAGGGTAATGAGCAATATCATAAGAAAAATCGCCGTAGCCGTCGCAATTGCCGGCAGCATGTTCCTTGGAGCACAGGGCGCCTCTGCGACAGCGCTTGATGTCGGCACAACGAGCGGTGGTGGTTGTTGCAGTTTCGGCACACGCGGTTTCTGGTTCGAGGCGCCGACAGATTTCACCATTACGGGACTTTCCCTGCCGCTGGAAAGCGTACAGGACAGTACACTCGAAGTCGTACTTTTTAATTCCACACCGCCGACTTACACCAATACGACAAATGACTTTACCTCCCTCGGCTACTGGGAGGACGTCCTGTCCGTCGAAACCAATCTCTATTTCGAGACTGGCGATATCATCGGTATCCTGGGCTGGGCTGACGGTCGCACCCCGTACAACAATACTGGCGGAGACTATGCCTCCTCCCTTGGCGGTTTTAGCATTACCCTCAGCCGCCTTGGTTTCCAGGATCTAGGCATGGCCTACGACCTGTGGACTGAAGATGGAACGATCGGTGTGATCAATGTGGAATATGAACTCGGCCAGGTCGGCGACGTCGATGTTTCCGAACCGGCACAGCTGGCCCTGCTTGGCTTTGCTCTTGTCGGCTTTGGCCTGATGCGTCGTCGCAAAACCGCCTGATCTGACACCCGGAAAATTTCAAAAACACCTCCTCCTTCGAGGGGGTGTTTTTTTATACGCTGCCGTAAAGTTCGTGGGCCCGTTTCTCGAAGGCCTGGATCATGTGACTGACGGCTTCGGAAAAAAGGGCGCCAACCATTTTCTCGAACAGCCGGTTCTTGAATTCAAAATCCACCAGGAAATCAATATGGCAGCCGCCGTCGTCCCGCGCGGTAAACTCCCAGCGGTTGACCAGATATTTGAGCGGTCCCTTGATATATTTCACCTCGATCGAGTCATCCTCGAGATGAACCTGGGAGGTAAAGCGTTCCCGAAACATCTTGAAGCCGATGATCAGGTCCGCATAGAAATCCTTGTCATTGCGGTTATAGACCCGGACTCCCTGGCACCAGGGCAGGAAGTCCTGATAGGACCCCACATCGGCCACCAGATCATACATCTGCTCTGCCCGGTACGGCAGATCGCGCCTGTCTTCAAACCTGGGCATCAGTCTTCTGAGGTGTCTGTCTGGTTGGGATTAAGCCGGGCCATTTCCTCGATATCCACCGGCGCATCCCCGGAGCGGAGCGCCCGGGCGCCTTCCTTGGCAAGTTTTTCCTCACGGGCAGCTTTGAGCTTTTCAAAGTCGGAACCGGCGTGGTGCGAAGACCGGGTCAGCGGCGAAGCTGACACCATAAGGAAGCCCTTGGCCCGGGCCACCTTGGCATATTTGTCGAAATTGTCCGGCTTGACAAACTCTTCCACCGTGGCATGGCGCGGGGTCGGCTGCAGATACTGACCGATGGTGATGAAATCCACATTGGCGGAGCGCATATCGTCCATGACCTGATGGACTTCCTGCCTGGTTTCACCCAGGCCCACCATGATGCCGGATTTGGTGAAAATGGTCGGGTCCACTTCCTTGACCCGGTCCAGCAGGCGCAGGGAATGATAATAGCGGGCGCCCGGACGGATGCGGGTATAGTTGCGCGGCACCGTCTCCAGGTTATGGTTGAACACGTCGGGACGGGCCTCGATCACCTTTTCCAGCGCCCCCGGCTTGTTACGGAAGTCCGGGGTCAGGATTTCGATGGTGGTGCCCGGTGCTTCCTCGCGCAGCCGCCTGATCACTTTGACAAACTGGTCGGCGCCGCCGTCCTCCAGGTCGTCGCGGTCAACAGAAGTGATGACGATATGGTTGAGTCCCATCTTGCCGGCGGCAATGGCTACATTGTCGGGCTCGAACGGATCAACCGGATTGCCCTTGCCGGTCTTGATGTTGCAGAAGGCGCAGGCCCGGGTGCAGGTATCGCCGAGGATCATCACCGTGGCATGCTTCTTGTCCCAGCATTCGCCGATGTTGGGACAGGCTGCTTCCTGGCACACCGTATGCAGGTTCAGGTCCTGCATCATCTTGCGGGTTTCATGATAACCTTTGGACACCGGGGCTTTCACCCGGATCCATTCCGGCTTGCGGACACGGCTTTCATTATCCCGGATCGGGGTTACTTTATCGCCTTCACTGCTCACAACGATGTTTCCTGTTCAGTTTGACTGGTCGGCCCTAAAAATGGAGAGCTTTCCCGTAGGCGTCAAGCACTGATTCATGCATCATTTCGGAAAGTGTCGGATGCGGGAACACCGTATGCATCAGTTCGGCTTCCGTGGTCTCCAGCGTGCGGGCCACCACATAGCCCTGGATCAGTTCTGTCACCTCTGCGCCAACCATGTGGGCGCCCAGCAATTCACCGGTCTTTTCATCAAAGATGGTCTTGATCATGCCTTCCGCTTCGCCCAGGGCGATGGCCTTGCCGTTGCCGATAAAGGGGAAGCGTCCGACCTTGATCTTGAGACCTTTTCCCTTGGCGGCTTTCTCAGTCAGGCCGACACTGGCGACCTGCGGCCGGCAATAGGTACAGCCCGGGATATTGGACTTGTCCATCGGGTGCAGGTCCTTGATCTCCTTGTTGCCGAGATCCTTGGCGATTTTTTCCACGGCGATGACACCTTCATGACTGGCCTTGTGAGCGAGCCACGGTGCGCCGGTCAGGTCGCCGATGGCATAGACCCCCTTGACGCCGGTATAGCCCCATTCGTCGGTGACCACATGGCCACGGTCCACCTTGATGCCATTTTCCTCGAGGCCGATGCCTTCCACGTTACCGGTAATGCCGATGGCAAGGATGACTTTTTCCACTTCAATGGTCTGGGCCTTGCCGGACTTATCCTCGACCGTACAAACCACACTGTCTTTTTTCTTGTCCAGCTTGGTGACAGATGCATTGGTCATCAGGTTCATGCCCTGGGCCTTGAACGACTTGGCGGCAAAGGCAGAGATTTCCTCATCCTCCACCGGCAGCACCCGGTCCATCATTTCCACCACGGTGACATCGGCACCAAGCTCGTTATAGAAGCTGGCAAATTCGATACCAATGGCGCCGGAACCGATCACCAGCAGGCTTTCCGGCATATCTTTCGGCGTCATGGCGTGCTTGTAGGTCCAGACCTGCTCGCCGTCGGCCTTGAGGTGCGGCAGCTCCCGCGCCCGGGCGCCGGTGGCGAGGATAATATGTCCGGCTTCCACATCGGCGACCTTGTTGCCGTTTTTTTCAACAGCGATATGACCCGGCTTGACCAGCTTGCCATAGCCGTCAATGACGGTGACCTTGTTCTTTTTCATCAGGCCTTTGACGCCGGAGTTCAGCTGCTTGGCGACGCCGCGACTGCGCTTGATCACCGCTTCCAGGTCAAAGCTGACATTGTCGGCAGAGAGGCCGTAATCGGCCGCATGCTTCATATTGTGATAGACCTCAGCGGAGCGCAGCAGCGCCTTGGTCGGGATACAGCCCCAGTTGAGGCAGATACCGCCGAGATGCTCAGCTTCCACCAGCGCGGTTTTGAGGCCGAGCTGGGCGGAACGGATCGCTGCCACATAACCGCCAGGACCGCCGCCTACGACTACGAGATCGAATTTCTGTGCAGACATTAAACTTCCTCCTACAGCAGCATGGTGGACGGTGTTTCAAGGAACATTTTCAGGGCTTCGAGGAACTTTGCCCCGACCGCGCCGTCAATGGCCCGATGGTCACAGGCCAGGTTCACGGACATGACTGTCGCCGGCACCATTTGTCCGTTCTTGACCACAACCCGTTGTTCGCCGCTGCCCACAGCCAGGATCGCTGCCTGCGGCGGGTTGATCACAGCCTGGAAGGTCTTGATCCCGAACATGCCGAGGTTGGAGATGGAGAAAGTTCCGCCCTGGTAATCTTCCGGCATCAGTTTGCCGTCACGGGCTTTCTTGGCCAGTTCCTTGGTCTCGTCGGAAATCTGGCGCAACCCTTTATGTTCAGCGCCGCGGATGACCGGGGTCACCAGGCCGCCGTCAATGGCGACCGCCACGGAGACATCGGCGCGCTCAAACTGGCGCATCACATCACCCATAAACTGGACGTTGGCTTCCGGGACTTTCTTCAGCGCCAGGGCGCAGGCCCGGATGATGAAATCGTTGACCGACAGCTTATACTCGTCGTTGCTGATCGCGTTGAGCTGTTTGCGGGCTTCCAGCAGGTTATCCAGTTCGATATCCACGCCGAGATAGAAGTGCGGCACGTTCTGCTTGGATTCCGTCAGGCGCTTGGCGATGGTCTTGCGCATACTGGACAGCTTGATTTCGTGATAGGGTGCTTCGCCGCCCATCTCAACCGCCCCAAATGCAGCAGCAGCCGGTTTGGCACTGGGCACAAAGGCTTCCACGTCACGCTTGATGATACGTCCGCGCGGACCACTGCCGGTGATGGCGGAAATATCATAACCCTGCTGGGCGGCAATGCGGCGGGCCAGTGGTGAGGCAAATACCCGGTTGCCGGAGGCTGCCGGAGTAGCTGCAGCCGGGGCCGGTGTAGCGACAGGTGCCGGTGCTTCTTCGGCTTTTTCAGCAGGAGCAGCCGCGGCGGGAGCCGGAGCAGAAGCCTCATAGCCTTCCAGCGCGGAGGCATCTTCGCCTTCTTCCAGCAGCAGGCCGATCAATTCGCCCACCTTCACCTCTTCGGTTCCTTCCGGCACCAGGATTTTGCCCATAACGCCTTCGTCGATGCTTTCAAATTCCATGGTCGCCTTGTCGGTCTCGATCTCGGCCAGGATGGTACCGCTTTCCACGGTATCCCCTTCCTTGACGGACCAAGTGGCCAGGGTCCCGCTTTCCATGGTCGGGGACAGGGCCGGCATACGTAATTCGATTGGCATATCTTCTCTCCCCTCAGTCTTTGTAGCAGACGGCTTTGGCGGCCTTGACCACCTTGTCCGCGTTGACAAGAGCAAGTTTTTCGAGGTTGGCGGCATAAGGCATGGGCACATCCTCGTTGGCGCAGCGGGCGACCGGTGCGTCCAGATAATCGAAGGCCTCTTCCATGATACGGGCCGACAGTTCCGCCGTAACACCGCAATTGGCCCAGCCTTCCTCAACACAGACAACCCGGTTGGTTTTCTGTACCGAAGCGACGACAGTTTCCATATCCAGCGGCCGGATGGTGCGCAGGTCTATGACCTCGGCGCTGATCCCCTCTTCCGCCAGCTTATCCGCGGCCGCCATGCATTCGCGAACGCCGATGGAATAGCTGATCAGGGTCACATCGGTTCCCGCACGGGCCACCTTGGCCTTGCCGATCGGCACGATGTAATCATCCACCTCGGGCACTTCAAAGCTCTGGCCGTACACAATCTCGTTTTCCAGAAAGATCACCGGGTTCGGGTTACGAATAGCGGACTTCAGCAGACCTTTGCAGTCGGCCGCATCATAGGGCGCGATCACGATCAGGCCCGGCACATGAGCATACCATGAGGCATAGTTCTGGCTATGTTGGGCCGCCACCCGGGCTGCAGCGCCGTTGGGGCCGCGGAACACCATGGGACAGCGGATCTGGCCGCCTGACATATAGTTGGTCTTGCCGGCCGAGTTGATGATCTGGTCGATGGCCTGCATGGCGAAGTTAAAGGTCATGAATTCCACAACCGGCTTCAGTCCCGCCATGGCGGCGCCAACCCCGAGGCCGGTAAAGCCGTGCTCGGTAATCGGCGTGTCAATCACCCGGCGGGGGCCGAATTCATCCAGCAGCCCCTGGGTCACTTTGTAGGCGCCCTGGTATTCAGCCACTTCCTCCCCCATGACAAAGACGTCACCGTCCTTGCGCATTTCTTCCGCCATGGCGTCGCGCAATGCCTCACGCACCGTCATGGTCTTGAAGGTGGTGCCTTCCGGCAGGTCCATTTCCTCCGGTGCCAGGGAGACCGGCGCAGAGGTTGCGGCTGGTGCAGCGGTTTCATCTTCTGCGGCTGCGGCGGCAGGCGCGGCTGCCGGTGCGTCAGACAGATCGTCGAGTGCGGAGGCGTCTTCGCCCTCTTCCAGCAAAACTGCAATCCGGGTGCCGACGGCTACTTCCTCGGTTCCTTCCGGTACAATGATTTTGCCGACCACGCCTTCTTCGTCAGTTTCCAGTTCCATGGTGGCTTTATCGGTTTCAATTTCGGCCAGTACATCACCGGCAGAGACCTTGTCCCCTTCCTTCACATTCCATTTGGCGACAGTGCCGGACTCCATGGTCGGCGACATGGCGGGAAGTAAAATTTCAATGCTCATCTTCGGTCTTCCTTCTTATTCTGCTGCCAGCACATCTGTGTAAAGTTCGGACGGATCCGGCTCAGGGCTTTCCTGGGCAAAGGTCGCAGCCTCGGCCACAATCGCCTTGATTTCCTTGTCGATAGCCTTGAGATCGTCCTCGGTCACCTTCTTGGTGTCGAGAAGGCGCTGCTTGACCTGATCGATGGGGTCATGTTCGGCCCGCATCTTCTGCACTTCTTCCTTGGAACGGTATTTGGCCGGGTCGGACATGGAGTGGCCGCGGTAACGGTAGGTCTTCATTTCCAGCAGGATCGGCCCCTTGCCGCTGCGGCACCATTCCACGGCCCGGTCGGCGGCTTCCTTCACGGCCAGCACATTCATGCCGTCCACGGCCTCGCCCGGGATTTTGAAGCTTTCGCCGCGTTTGTGCAGTTCGATTTCTGAAGAAGCGCGTCTTACCGCGGTGCCCATGGCATACTGGTTATTCTCAATCACGAAAATCACCGGCAGGCCCCAGAGCTCTGCCATATTGAAGGTCTCGTACACCTGGCCCTGGTTGACAGCGCCGTCGCCGAAGTAGACGACGGAAACATTATCATCCCCGCGATACTGATGGGCAAAAGCCAGACCGGCGCCGATCGGCACTTGGGCGCCGACGATGCCGTGACCGCCATAGAAGCCGTGATCCACACTGAACATATGCATGGACCCGCCCTTGCCCTTGGAGATGCCGCCGGCGCGTCCGGTCAGTTCCGCCAGGATAGCTTTGCTGTCGATACCGCTGGCAATCATGTGAGCGTGATCACGATAGCTGGTGATGATACTGTCGCCTTCCTTGAGGGCGGCCTGAATGCCGGTCACCACGGCCTCCTGGCCGATATACAGGTGGCAGAAACCGCCGATCAGGCCCATGCCGTACATCTGGCCGGCCTT
The DNA window shown above is from Emcibacter nanhaiensis and carries:
- a CDS encoding CDP-alcohol phosphatidyltransferase family protein, whose amino-acid sequence is MIRTGSEIQSLGQQLQVCIISSPEGELPILNMTLRRRLFKQLCDLGFEDIFQLGGTGWQLTAMANENNSTIHIYRTLKDLEDNLAPHIPCVTLQDGVVFTDCVLREKLAGVTESCELSTEGGYPAAQYSRAELEKIIFASLSKETDGLVSRTLNRPVSGLISRQLAKADFSPMLFTWLTGLLSLVMVWVLTSDHHFAIVGGCLLFHLVSVLDGVDGEIARSTYKKTAFGAKLDTGLDMTANVLFMVGLQYALWNFYGVEFLYYSGYIIALVLTGILMMTLLLYFGPGGGSFDILAQTIRTRLAHSPFWLSTFNNLNYFFKRDCFAFIFAVVGLLGLERLIPASLIFGLVVWNLAILVNARQILDQKPEKIVPAEPDLNELN
- a CDS encoding oligosaccharide flippase family protein, which produces MNSAAEVTQDNKKDIAKGAGANFGGFLIRLGARVPFLLLAGHLYGAGIFGQYVFAVTYVETLSVLAVFGFKRSIFKFLNGHIRERNMPEAAKAVLNCLMIVLGFAALIVLATYLGSPLLYRLFGVEMAGAALILAPAILLYSLTEILLASTRAFRLMRYEIFTKSVMEPYSLLGLGTVLYFSGLREQGLLVAYLFMITLSFSSALYGFFRLFSFAHFRGFAPDFPLIRSMLAFSGPTAIYDLGNFFLQRVDVFMLSWLTGSTTVGIYGMALQVATTVKKIRQSFDPILEPVLSQSAETDDLKKTVSEMAQVSYWMASIQVIIVVMLFFYGSALMSLFGSEFSAAGIMLSLIILGDAVNGSLGISELLLLYKKPAVNPVIIFVILPLHLGLCYLLTSRYGGEGAALSIFITYVVMNILRIAIVRRLFEIFPLDARLLRPLCAGGVAILILSMGEKSFALNTIGGVLAGLFIVLPAYFSIIYLLSSSSERSRIRSLLPAGGSRQ
- a CDS encoding PEP-CTERM sorting domain-containing protein, whose product is MSNIIRKIAVAVAIAGSMFLGAQGASATALDVGTTSGGGCCSFGTRGFWFEAPTDFTITGLSLPLESVQDSTLEVVLFNSTPPTYTNTTNDFTSLGYWEDVLSVETNLYFETGDIIGILGWADGRTPYNNTGGDYASSLGGFSITLSRLGFQDLGMAYDLWTEDGTIGVINVEYELGQVGDVDVSEPAQLALLGFALVGFGLMRRRKTA
- a CDS encoding type II toxin-antitoxin system RatA family toxin, with product MPRFEDRRDLPYRAEQMYDLVADVGSYQDFLPWCQGVRVYNRNDKDFYADLIIGFKMFRERFTSQVHLEDDSIEVKYIKGPLKYLVNRWEFTARDDGGCHIDFLVDFEFKNRLFEKMVGALFSEAVSHMIQAFEKRAHELYGSV
- the lipA gene encoding lipoyl synthase, with the translated sequence MSSEGDKVTPIRDNESRVRKPEWIRVKAPVSKGYHETRKMMQDLNLHTVCQEAACPNIGECWDKKHATVMILGDTCTRACAFCNIKTGKGNPVDPFEPDNVAIAAGKMGLNHIVITSVDRDDLEDGGADQFVKVIRRLREEAPGTTIEILTPDFRNKPGALEKVIEARPDVFNHNLETVPRNYTRIRPGARYYHSLRLLDRVKEVDPTIFTKSGIMVGLGETRQEVHQVMDDMRSANVDFITIGQYLQPTPRHATVEEFVKPDNFDKYAKVARAKGFLMVSASPLTRSSHHAGSDFEKLKAAREEKLAKEGARALRSGDAPVDIEEMARLNPNQTDTSED
- the lpdA gene encoding dihydrolipoyl dehydrogenase; this encodes MSAQKFDLVVVGGGPGGYVAAIRSAQLGLKTALVEAEHLGGICLNWGCIPTKALLRSAEVYHNMKHAADYGLSADNVSFDLEAVIKRSRGVAKQLNSGVKGLMKKNKVTVIDGYGKLVKPGHIAVEKNGNKVADVEAGHIILATGARARELPHLKADGEQVWTYKHAMTPKDMPESLLVIGSGAIGIEFASFYNELGADVTVVEMMDRVLPVEDEEISAFAAKSFKAQGMNLMTNASVTKLDKKKDSVVCTVEDKSGKAQTIEVEKVILAIGITGNVEGIGLEENGIKVDRGHVVTDEWGYTGVKGVYAIGDLTGAPWLAHKASHEGVIAVEKIAKDLGNKEIKDLHPMDKSNIPGCTYCRPQVASVGLTEKAAKGKGLKIKVGRFPFIGNGKAIALGEAEGMIKTIFDEKTGELLGAHMVGAEVTELIQGYVVARTLETTEAELMHTVFPHPTLSEMMHESVLDAYGKALHF
- a CDS encoding pyruvate dehydrogenase complex dihydrolipoamide acetyltransferase, which encodes MPIELRMPALSPTMESGTLATWSVKEGDTVESGTILAEIETDKATMEFESIDEGVMGKILVPEGTEEVKVGELIGLLLEEGEDASALEGYEASAPAPAAAAPAEKAEEAPAPVATPAPAAATPAASGNRVFASPLARRIAAQQGYDISAITGSGPRGRIIKRDVEAFVPSAKPAAAAFGAVEMGGEAPYHEIKLSSMRKTIAKRLTESKQNVPHFYLGVDIELDNLLEARKQLNAISNDEYKLSVNDFIIRACALALKKVPEANVQFMGDVMRQFERADVSVAVAIDGGLVTPVIRGAEHKGLRQISDETKELAKKARDGKLMPEDYQGGTFSISNLGMFGIKTFQAVINPPQAAILAVGSGEQRVVVKNGQMVPATVMSVNLACDHRAIDGAVGAKFLEALKMFLETPSTMLL
- a CDS encoding pyruvate dehydrogenase complex E1 component subunit beta: MSIEILLPAMSPTMESGTVAKWNVKEGDKVSAGDVLAEIETDKATMELETDEEGVVGKIIVPEGTEEVAVGTRIAVLLEEGEDASALDDLSDAPAAAPAAAAAEDETAAPAATSAPVSLAPEEMDLPEGTTFKTMTVREALRDAMAEEMRKDGDVFVMGEEVAEYQGAYKVTQGLLDEFGPRRVIDTPITEHGFTGLGVGAAMAGLKPVVEFMTFNFAMQAIDQIINSAGKTNYMSGGQIRCPMVFRGPNGAAARVAAQHSQNYASWYAHVPGLIVIAPYDAADCKGLLKSAIRNPNPVIFLENEIVYGQSFEVPEVDDYIVPIGKAKVARAGTDVTLISYSIGVRECMAAADKLAEEGISAEVIDLRTIRPLDMETVVASVQKTNRVVCVEEGWANCGVTAELSARIMEEAFDYLDAPVARCANEDVPMPYAANLEKLALVNADKVVKAAKAVCYKD
- the pdhA gene encoding pyruvate dehydrogenase (acetyl-transferring) E1 component subunit alpha, with the translated sequence MANDASPQKARAKSSIKSQSKSPRRSRTKASAKKEYAASPDELQEFYRTMLLMRRFEEKAGQMYGMGLIGGFCHLYIGQEAVVTGIQAALKEGDSIITSYRDHAHMIASGIDSKAILAELTGRAGGISKGKGGSMHMFSVDHGFYGGHGIVGAQVPIGAGLAFAHQYRGDDNVSVVYFGDGAVNQGQVYETFNMAELWGLPVIFVIENNQYAMGTAVRRASSEIELHKRGESFKIPGEAVDGMNVLAVKEAADRAVEWCRSGKGPILLEMKTYRYRGHSMSDPAKYRSKEEVQKMRAEHDPIDQVKQRLLDTKKVTEDDLKAIDKEIKAIVAEAATFAQESPEPDPSELYTDVLAAE